Proteins encoded together in one Cyanobium sp. WAJ14-Wanaka window:
- a CDS encoding FKBP-type peptidyl-prolyl cis-trans isomerase — protein MRDILISSAVCVACLLLALVSQLVNPTIVAAANPVAETTSGFMNAVAAPAINNRLEVDPEDPNPILFAMATDIAQASDLGGDISSPKARITPSGLSITDLVVGEGAEAVNGQNVSVNYRGTLENGKEFDSSYGRGPFSFPLGGGRVIRGWDEGVAGMKVGGKRKLVIPPDLAYGERGAGGVIPPNATLIFEVELLKVGG, from the coding sequence ATGCGCGACATCCTGATCAGCTCGGCCGTGTGTGTGGCCTGCCTGCTGCTGGCCCTGGTGAGTCAATTGGTCAACCCGACCATCGTGGCAGCGGCCAATCCCGTTGCAGAGACAACCAGCGGCTTCATGAATGCCGTTGCCGCACCCGCGATCAATAACCGTTTAGAAGTCGATCCGGAAGATCCCAACCCCATCCTTTTTGCCATGGCAACCGACATCGCCCAAGCCAGTGACCTGGGCGGCGACATCTCCTCCCCCAAGGCCCGCATCACCCCCAGCGGCCTCAGCATCACCGATTTAGTTGTGGGTGAAGGGGCAGAGGCCGTAAACGGCCAAAACGTGAGCGTCAACTACCGCGGCACCCTCGAAAACGGCAAGGAGTTCGACAGCAGCTATGGCAGGGGCCCCTTCTCCTTTCCCCTTGGCGGCGGCCGGGTGATTCGTGGATGGGATGAAGGCGTGGCCGGGATGAAAGTTGGCGGCAAGCGCAAATTGGTAATTCCCCCGGATCTGGCCTACGGCGAGCGCGGTGCTGGCGGCGTAATTCCGCCAAACGCCACCTTGATTTTTGAGGTGGAATTACTGAAAGTGGGCGGTTAA
- a CDS encoding superoxide dismutase — protein sequence MAHTLPALPYGLDELEPHISRSTLEFHHGKHHAGYVTNLNNLVAGSDLESKSLEDTVKAVAGDAGKAGVFNNAAQVWNHSFYWQCMKPGGGGQPTGALAEKITADFGSYEAFVEQFKTAGATQFGSGWAWLVLDGGTLKVTKTANADLPLAHGQTALLTMDVWEHAYYLDYQNRRPDYMTTFLEKLVNWDFVAANLAAA from the coding sequence ATGGCCCACACGCTGCCCGCGCTGCCCTACGGCCTCGATGAGCTCGAGCCCCATATTTCCCGCTCCACCCTGGAGTTTCACCACGGCAAGCACCACGCTGGCTACGTCACCAACCTCAACAACCTGGTGGCGGGCTCAGACCTGGAAAGCAAAAGCCTCGAAGACACCGTCAAGGCAGTTGCCGGTGATGCTGGCAAGGCCGGTGTGTTCAACAACGCCGCCCAGGTTTGGAACCACAGCTTCTACTGGCAGTGCATGAAGCCCGGTGGTGGTGGCCAACCCACTGGCGCACTGGCCGAGAAGATCACCGCTGACTTCGGCAGCTACGAAGCCTTCGTGGAGCAGTTCAAAACCGCCGGTGCCACCCAGTTCGGCAGCGGTTGGGCCTGGTTGGTGCTCGATGGCGGCACCCTCAAGGTCACCAAAACCGCCAACGCCGACCTGCCCCTGGCCCACGGTCAAACCGCCCTGCTGACCATGGATGTCTGGGAGCACGCTTACTACCTCGACTACCAGAACCGCCGCCCCGACTACATGACCACCTTCCTTGAGAAGCTGGTCAACTGGGACTTTGTGGCAGCAAATCTGGCTGCCGCCTGA